One part of the Phragmites australis chromosome 3, lpPhrAust1.1, whole genome shotgun sequence genome encodes these proteins:
- the LOC133912656 gene encoding 3-oxoacyl-[acyl-carrier-protein] synthase II, chloroplastic-like: MAPAVAPPLCTWLVAACLSAACGAGEKEKQRRHGSGGSVRGLFGSRRRLRAGRRGGARSGMAMAVTLHPERGAVENKKNDIKQRRVVVTGMGVVTPLGHDPDEFYNNLLQGLSGISEIEAFDCSNYPTRIAGEIKSFSTDGWVAPKLAKRMDKFMQYLITAGKKALENAGITEEIMNELEKSRCGVLIGSAMGGMKVFSDAIEALRVSYKKINPFCVPFATTNMGSAILAMDLGWMGPNYSISTACATSNFCILNAANHIRQGEAEVMLCGGSDAPIIPIGLGGFVACRALSQRNSDPTKASRPWDVDRDGFVMGEGAGVLVLEELEHAKQRGAEIYAEFLGGSFTCDAYHMTEPHPEGRGVILCIEKALEDAGVTKEDINYINAHATSTQMGDLKEFEALIRCFGQNPQLRVNSTKSMTGHLLGAAGGIEAVAVIQAIRTGWIHPNINLDNPEKNVDVRMLVGPQKERCDVKVALSNSFGFGGHNSSILFAPLK; the protein is encoded by the exons ATGGCGCCAGCGGTGGCACCACCGCTGTGCACCTGGCTCGTCGCCGCCTGCCTGTCCGCGGCCTGCGGCGCTGGCGAGAAGGAGAAGCAGCGGAggcacggcagcggcggcagcgtCAGGGGACTGTTCggctcgcgccgccgcctccgtgcTGGCCGCCGCGGCGGGGCGCGCTCTG GAATGGCCATGGCTGTTACTTTGCATCCTGAAAGAGGAGCTGtggaaaacaagaaaaatgataTCAAACAAAGGAGGGTGGTTGTCACTGGCATGGGTGTAGTGACGCCATTAGGCCATGATCCTGATGAATTCTACAATAACCTTCTACAGGGTCTCAGTGGAATAAGTGAGATAGAGGCATTCGACTGCTCTAACTATCCCACG AGAATTGCAGGAGAAATCAAATCATTTTCAACAGATGGTTGGGTTGCACCAAAGCTAGCTAAGCGAATGGACAAGTTCATGCAATACTTGATAACTGCTGGAAAGAAAGCATTGGAAAATGCTGGAATCACTGAAGAAATCATGAATGAGTTGGAAAAATCAAGATGTGGGGTTCTCATTGGGTCTGCTATGGGTGGCATGAAG GTTTTTAGTGATGCGATTGAAGCATTGAGAGTCTCCTACAAGAAGATAAACCCGTTTTGTGTACCTTTTGCTACAACAAACATGGGTTCTGCAATACTTGCTATGGATCTG GGGTGGATGGGCCCAAACTACTCTATCTCTACTGCTTGTGCTACAAGTAACTTCTGCATTTTGAATGCAGCTAATCATATCAGACAAGGAGAAGCT GAAGTGATGCTCTGTGGTGGTTCTGATGCACCAATAATCCCAATTG GATTGGGAGGTTTTGTGGCCTGTAGAGCTCTTTCACAGAGAAACAGCGATCCAACAAAAGCTTCTCGGCCTTGGGATGTG GATCGCGATGGATTTGTCATGGGAGAAGGGGCTGGTGTGCTTGTTTTGGAagaacttgagcatgcaaag CAAAGAGGTGCGGAAATATATGCAGAATTTCTGGGAGGAAGCTTCACATGTGATGCATACCACATGACAGAGCCACATCCTGAAG GGAGAGGGGTTATTCTTTGTATTGAAAAAGCATTAGAAGATGCAGGAGTAACGAAGGAAGACATTAACTATATAAATGCCCATGCAACATCTACACAGATGGGTGATTTGAAGGAATTTGAAGCTCTCATCCGTTGTTTTGGCCAGAATCCTCAG CTAAGAGTGAACTCAACGAAGTCAATGACAGGCCATCTGCTAGGAGCTGCAGGTGGAATAGAAGCTGTCGCTGTTATACAA GCTATAAGAACAGGTTGGATCCATCCAAATATCAATTTAGATAACCCGGAAAAAAATGTG GATGTCAGAATGCTAGTGGGTCCACAGAAGGAGAGATGTGATGTGAAGGTGGCATTGTCGAATTCATTTGGTTTTGGTGGGCACAACTCATCAATTTTGTTTGCGCCCCTCAAGTGA
- the LOC133910600 gene encoding uncharacterized protein LOC133910600, with translation MGTKPHNQPQQEDQPQAQTTPQQQPHKKQVRRRLHTSRPYQERLLNMAEARREIVTALKIHRASMRQAKEQQQRQQQLMQLQLQQQKELHVVQEQSQAATRSSAPMSYGSYSDYLHNSPFAHFTAPSSYSSPLTYNTPVAPLVDSEHDLDHLIPLPAQPLGLNLSFQGFNNSVVGDDTKNSTCSFDPPLLQPSPTSSYSVYSSPSVTMASHDLSSVITTENTSLAADASLHRVLDDEEMAAIYSIGEQHDIEWSDTMNLVTSAWWSELLDSIEGRGNGTVQQEVGGAANTTDGALVDMTDWFSDSLGQEATKETNSDVLEMHLSDYYHQDEDVSLPCLDMGEIEGRDAEWFS, from the exons ATGGGCACCAAAccacataaccaaccacaacaAGAAGATCAGCCACAAGCCCAAACAAcaccgcagcagcagccacacAAGAAGCAGGTAAGGAGGAGGCTGCACACAAGCAGGCCATACCAGGAGAGGCTGCTCAACATGGCAGAGGCCAGGAGAGAGATTGTCACAGCTCTAAAGATCCATAGGGCCTCCATGAGACAAGCtaaagagcagcagcagcgacaACAACAACTGATGCAACTGCAACTGCAGCAACAAAAAGAGCTTCATGTTGTGCAAGAGCAAAGCCAGGCAGCAACTCGATCTTCTGCACCTATGAGCTACGGTTCCTACTCTGATTACTTGCACAATTCCCCATTTGCACATTTCACTGCTCCTAGTAGCTATTCATCCCCACTCACTTACAACACACCAGTTGCGCCGCTGGTTGATTCTGAGCATGATTTAGATCACTTGATCCCTCTTCCTGCACAGCCACTAGGGCTAAACCTTAGCTTCCAGGGCTTCAATAATAGTGTTGTCGGTGATGATACCAAGAACAGTACTTGTTCGTTTGATCCTCCATTACTCCAACCATCCCCTACTTCTTCCTACTCAGTCTATTCCTCTCCGTCGGTGACGATGGCGAGCCACGACTTGTCATCGGTCATTACCACGGAGAACACTTCATTGGCAGCAGATGCATCACTACACCGAGTgctggatgatgaggagatgGCAGCGATCTACTCGATCGGCGAGCAGCACGACATCGAGTGGAGCGACACCATGAACCTGGTCACGTCGGCATGGTGGAGCGAGCTCCTGGACAGCATCGAAGGCAGAGGCAACGGCACAGTCCAGCAGGAGGTCGGAGGAGCTGCAAACACGACggatggtgcattggtggacATGACCGATTGGTTTAGCGACAGCCTTGGCCAAGAGGCTACCAAAGAAACCAATTCTGACGTCCTAGAGATGCATTTGAGTGATTACTATCATCAGGACGAAGATGTCTCCTTGCCCTG TTTGGACATGGGAGAAATCGAAGGAAGGGATGCGGAATGGTTCTCTTGA